The proteins below are encoded in one region of Leptotrichia sp. oral taxon 218:
- the hisC gene encoding histidinol-phosphate transaminase — MSKFWNDKIKEIEPYVPGEQPKDKKYIKLNTNENPYSPSKKVIEKIKSMNLEDLKLYPDPDVSELRKVIAEYFSQKIDERITKEQIFVGNGSDEVLALIFMTFFNKGDKVYYPDITYSFYPVYADLFDLKEVKIPLNKNFEIEIDKYFGVDGHIIITNPNAPTSIALKLEEVEEIVKKNPNQLVVVDEAYIDFGAESAVKLVNKYDNVLVVQTFSKSRSFAGMRLGYAIGSENIIEGLNRLKFSFNSYTIDRISIEAGIESFKDDDYFVKINAKIIETREKTVKKLKELEFKVLNSSANFIFISHNKVFAGDLYKQLKDNGILVRYFAKDRIDNYLRVTIGTDEEMEIFIEKLEKLL, encoded by the coding sequence ATGAGCAAATTTTGGAATGATAAAATAAAGGAAATAGAACCTTATGTTCCTGGAGAGCAGCCGAAAGACAAGAAATATATTAAACTTAATACAAATGAAAATCCTTATTCACCGTCAAAAAAAGTTATAGAAAAAATAAAGTCTATGAATTTGGAAGATTTGAAACTTTATCCAGACCCAGATGTTTCAGAACTTAGAAAAGTGATTGCTGAATATTTTTCGCAAAAAATTGATGAAAGAATTACAAAAGAGCAAATTTTTGTGGGAAATGGTTCGGATGAAGTATTAGCACTTATTTTTATGACATTTTTTAACAAGGGTGATAAAGTTTATTATCCTGATATAACTTACAGCTTTTACCCTGTTTATGCAGATTTATTTGATTTAAAAGAAGTAAAAATTCCGTTAAACAAAAATTTTGAAATTGAAATTGATAAATATTTTGGAGTTGATGGACATATAATTATTACAAATCCAAATGCACCGACTTCGATTGCATTAAAATTAGAAGAAGTTGAAGAAATTGTGAAAAAAAATCCTAACCAACTTGTCGTTGTGGATGAGGCTTATATTGATTTTGGAGCAGAAAGTGCTGTGAAATTGGTGAACAAATATGATAATGTTCTCGTTGTGCAGACATTTTCAAAATCTCGTTCGTTTGCGGGAATGCGTTTGGGATATGCGATTGGTTCGGAAAATATAATAGAAGGACTTAATAGGCTAAAATTTTCATTTAATTCGTATACAATTGACAGAATTTCAATTGAAGCTGGGATTGAATCATTTAAAGATGATGATTATTTTGTAAAAATTAATGCTAAAATTATTGAAACACGGGAAAAAACTGTAAAAAAATTGAAAGAATTGGAATTTAAAGTGCTAAATTCAAGTGCTAATTTTATTTTTATTTCTCATAATAAAGTTTTTGCAGGAGATTTGTATAAACAGCTAAAAGATAATGGAATTTTGGTTAGATATTTTGCGAAAGACAGGATTGATAACTATTTGAGGGTTACGATTGGGACTGATGAAGAAATGGAAATTTTTATTGAAAAATTAGAGAAATTGTTGTAA
- the hisD gene encoding histidinol dehydrogenase, whose translation MIKTIEYSENLNLEKELARSQFSYDDVNETVENILKDVKKRGDKALFEYTKKFDKVDLKTLEVSEEEIQKAFDTIDKELLEVIKYSHDNIKLFHEKQVRNNFIVKKENGVSLGQIINPIEKVGLYVPGGTAAYPSTVLMNAVPAKIAGCKEIIMVTPPTSDGTILPSLLVAAKIAGVDRIFKVGGAQSIAALSYGTESIPKVYKIVGPGNIYVAMAKKMVYGEVSIDMIAGPSEVLIIADDSANPVHVAADLLSQAEHDKLAASILVTTSKELAKNVIEQLEIQLKELEREEIARVSIETQGRIIVTKTIDEAIKISNEIAPEHLELAVSNPFELLTRVKNAGSIFMGHNTPEPLGDYLAGPNHTLPTSGTAKFSSPLSVDDFIKKSSFIYYSKKGLEEVKDKVIKFAESEGLTAHARSVSKRFEK comes from the coding sequence ATGATAAAGACGATTGAATATTCAGAAAATTTGAATTTGGAAAAAGAACTTGCTAGAAGCCAGTTTTCTTATGACGATGTAAATGAAACTGTGGAAAATATTTTAAAAGATGTAAAAAAACGAGGTGACAAGGCCCTTTTTGAATATACAAAAAAATTTGATAAAGTAGATCTAAAAACATTGGAAGTTTCCGAAGAAGAAATTCAAAAAGCGTTTGATACAATTGATAAAGAACTTTTGGAAGTTATTAAATATTCGCATGATAATATTAAATTATTTCACGAAAAACAAGTTAGAAATAATTTTATTGTAAAAAAAGAAAATGGCGTAAGTTTAGGTCAAATTATTAATCCAATTGAAAAAGTTGGACTTTATGTACCTGGTGGAACTGCCGCTTATCCATCGACTGTTTTGATGAATGCCGTTCCAGCAAAAATTGCAGGTTGTAAGGAAATTATAATGGTCACACCGCCAACTTCAGATGGAACAATTTTACCATCGCTTTTAGTTGCTGCGAAAATCGCTGGAGTTGACAGAATTTTTAAAGTTGGTGGAGCACAATCAATTGCTGCACTTAGTTATGGAACAGAAAGCATTCCAAAAGTATATAAAATTGTAGGACCTGGAAATATTTATGTTGCAATGGCTAAAAAGATGGTTTATGGAGAAGTTTCGATTGATATGATTGCAGGACCAAGTGAAGTTTTAATAATTGCCGATGACAGTGCAAATCCAGTTCATGTAGCAGCAGATTTACTTTCTCAAGCAGAGCACGACAAATTAGCAGCTAGTATTTTGGTTACAACTTCAAAGGAACTTGCTAAAAATGTTATAGAACAATTGGAAATTCAGCTGAAAGAGTTGGAAAGGGAAGAGATTGCAAGAGTTTCGATTGAAACTCAAGGTAGAATTATTGTTACGAAAACGATTGATGAAGCGATAAAAATAAGTAACGAAATTGCTCCAGAACATTTAGAACTAGCGGTTTCTAATCCTTTTGAACTTTTAACAAGAGTAAAAAATGCAGGTTCAATATTTATGGGACATAACACGCCTGAACCACTGGGAGATTATTTGGCAGGACCTAATCATACACTTCCGACAAGTGGAACAGCTAAATTTTCATCGCCATTATCAGTTGATGACTTTATAAAAAAATCTTCATTCATTTATTATTCAAAAAAAGGTCTTGAAGAAGTGAAAGATAAAGTTATAAAATTTGCTGAAAGTGAAGGACTTACAGCTCATGCTCGTTCAGTTTCTAAAAGATTTGAGAAATAA
- the hisG gene encoding ATP phosphoribosyltransferase, with product MLNIALPKGRLGNKVYELFESIGYDCDEIKSDNRKLIFENSDKKIRFLLVKPSDVAVYVEKGSADIGVVGKDILLEDNPDVYELLDLGFGKCKFGIAGPVNFKENFDRPLVVATKYFNVSKRYFDSINRDVELIKLNGSIEIAPILELSDVIVDIVETGTTLRENHLKVLNFIGDISARLIANKSSYRFNHDKIENIVKKIKNKIDKEKTDKTENKK from the coding sequence ATGTTAAATATAGCACTTCCTAAAGGAAGACTTGGGAATAAAGTTTATGAATTGTTTGAAAGCATTGGGTACGATTGTGATGAAATAAAAAGTGACAACAGAAAATTGATTTTTGAAAATTCTGACAAAAAAATCAGATTTCTTTTGGTAAAACCGTCAGATGTAGCGGTTTATGTGGAAAAGGGGAGCGCTGATATTGGAGTTGTTGGGAAGGACATTTTGCTGGAAGATAATCCAGATGTGTATGAACTTTTGGATTTAGGATTTGGAAAATGTAAATTTGGAATTGCAGGACCTGTTAATTTTAAAGAAAATTTTGACAGACCTTTGGTTGTTGCAACGAAATATTTTAATGTTTCAAAAAGATATTTTGATTCAATTAATAGAGATGTGGAATTGATTAAATTAAATGGTTCAATTGAAATTGCACCGATTTTGGAACTTTCTGATGTGATTGTCGATATCGTGGAAACTGGAACGACTTTGAGGGAAAATCATTTGAAAGTATTGAATTTTATTGGTGATATAAGTGCAAGGCTTATTGCGAATAAATCAAGTTATAGATTTAATCACGATAAAATTGAAAATATTGTGAAAAAAATAAAAAATAAAATAGATAAAGAAAAAACAGATAAAACAGAAAATAAAAAATAA
- a CDS encoding ATP phosphoribosyltransferase regulatory subunit, whose translation MKKYISNMSKKNIVLLNLRKLYDSYGYKKISLPSFEEYELYNENKDFILGNILTIMNPSGDLLALRPDITLSIAKKISKEKTSKYDKVYYQENIYTTSKYAGYNEKEQLGVELIGKETLFLNFEIVSLALKSLEIMSKKNMLVLSHAGFISSIFENVELEYEIKEKIFEYINNKNSHDIKIILEKNKNISAELKNLIYELPNLSGNIEEIEKKLSKYELNPEIVKILSELKNLYDLIIKFYDKKKVLFDFSIIKNLKYYNGLVMQGFIDKIPNAVLSGGRYDKLFEKFGVDTGAIGFAVVTDNLNEFYKNENQKDFDILLLYDESNFEKLAEIVDNLVKDGNRVRTQNIACDGCDFETFNYDKKYIFENGELKIEI comes from the coding sequence ATGAAAAAATATATTAGTAATATGAGTAAAAAAAATATAGTTCTTTTAAATTTGCGAAAATTATATGATTCTTATGGTTACAAAAAAATTTCATTGCCAAGTTTTGAAGAATATGAACTGTATAATGAAAATAAAGATTTTATTTTGGGAAATATACTTACGATTATGAATCCGAGCGGAGACTTACTTGCACTTAGACCTGATATTACGCTTTCAATTGCAAAAAAAATTTCAAAAGAAAAGACTTCAAAATACGATAAAGTTTATTATCAGGAAAATATTTATACAACTTCTAAATATGCAGGTTACAATGAAAAAGAACAATTGGGAGTTGAGCTTATCGGAAAAGAAACACTATTTTTGAATTTTGAAATTGTGAGTCTTGCACTAAAAAGTTTGGAGATTATGAGTAAAAAAAATATGCTTGTTTTATCTCACGCTGGATTTATTTCTTCAATTTTTGAAAATGTGGAACTTGAATATGAAATAAAAGAAAAAATTTTTGAATATATTAATAATAAAAATTCTCATGATATAAAAATAATTCTTGAAAAAAATAAAAATATTTCAGCTGAATTAAAAAATCTTATTTATGAATTACCAAATTTGTCAGGAAATATAGAAGAAATTGAAAAAAAACTTTCTAAATATGAGTTGAATCCTGAAATTGTGAAAATTTTATCAGAACTTAAAAATTTGTATGATTTAATTATTAAATTTTATGATAAGAAAAAAGTCCTTTTTGATTTTTCGATTATAAAAAATTTGAAATATTATAACGGACTTGTTATGCAAGGATTTATTGATAAAATTCCAAATGCTGTGTTAAGTGGTGGAAGATATGATAAATTGTTTGAAAAATTTGGAGTTGATACTGGAGCGATTGGATTTGCGGTTGTTACGGATAATCTTAATGAATTTTATAAAAATGAAAATCAGAAAGATTTTGATATTTTACTTTTGTATGATGAAAGTAATTTTGAAAAATTGGCTGAGATTGTTGATAATTTGGTAAAAGATGGGAATAGAGTTAGAACTCAAAATATTGCTTGTGATGGCTGTGACTTTGAAACTTTTAATTATGATAAGAAATATATTTTTGAGAATGGCGAATTGAAAATTGAAATATAA
- a CDS encoding cell division protein FtsZ, which produces MNKDIMATKIIGVGGMGINFVNYMIKEKIRKVEYITIDTNLENSESSMANQKIFLDTGLDKCSREQVERIALQCYEQFYELLKGTNILFLISGVGGATGSGITPVILEVARELKIFTITIVARPFFLEGFDIMKIASIGMRKIEKLTDGLIIIPNEKLYNYVDKRKPLSSAYGQANMLIKEGIECIVNILAEVGLMNIDLLDVRAVLDNSRDTVIRVGEGFGETAVEGILMQIKKKNLFEGEIRDAKRVLLSFTTGNDVPLSDIQKITQGITDVIKYKNIKLIWGIIINPSYEFNKKIKTVMISSEQ; this is translated from the coding sequence TTGAATAAAGATATTATGGCTACAAAAATTATTGGAGTCGGGGGAATGGGAATTAATTTTGTTAATTATATGATTAAAGAAAAAATTAGAAAAGTTGAATATATAACAATAGATACTAATCTTGAAAATTCTGAATCGAGCATGGCTAATCAAAAAATTTTTTTGGATACAGGACTTGATAAATGTAGTAGAGAGCAAGTTGAAAGAATTGCACTTCAATGTTATGAACAATTTTATGAGCTTTTAAAAGGGACAAATATTTTATTTTTAATTTCTGGAGTTGGTGGAGCAACTGGGAGTGGGATAACACCTGTTATTTTGGAAGTAGCTAGAGAGCTTAAAATATTTACGATAACGATTGTTGCTAGACCGTTTTTTTTAGAAGGATTTGACATAATGAAAATTGCGAGTATTGGGATGAGAAAGATTGAAAAATTGACAGATGGTCTTATTATTATTCCGAATGAAAAACTTTATAATTATGTTGACAAAAGAAAACCATTAAGTTCAGCCTACGGTCAAGCTAATATGCTTATTAAAGAAGGGATTGAATGTATTGTAAATATTTTAGCTGAAGTTGGTTTGATGAATATTGATTTGCTGGATGTAAGAGCTGTGCTTGATAATTCACGAGATACTGTTATTCGTGTGGGAGAGGGATTTGGCGAAACAGCGGTGGAAGGGATTTTGATGCAGATAAAAAAGAAAAATTTATTTGAAGGGGAAATTCGAGATGCAAAAAGAGTTTTGCTTAGTTTTACAACAGGAAATGATGTACCGCTATCAGATATTCAGAAAATTACACAAGGGATTACGGATGTTATAAAATATAAGAACATTAAACTTATTTGGGGAATTATAATAAACCCTAGTTATGAATTTAATAAAAAAATAAAAACCGTTATGATTTCGAGTGAGCAATAG